In Verrucomicrobiota bacterium, a genomic segment contains:
- a CDS encoding prenyltransferase/squalene oxidase repeat-containing protein, which produces MTAASHQGILNPLQIAARFLEPEATSLLARYLASQWLPEGGCRGRSRAGDLYYTVFQLECWQGLGLPFPEKAVGEYLERFGTGQPLDFIHCACLSRCRALLPSTRANLAVNREILGRLEQFRCADGGYNQRLTPGDAANFNGAIYEGFLARLAYETMGVDLPRSQDFLCWTSQLKPVDGGYAGKAGLQSGTTTVTAAAIALRLRQGLPVPESAGQWLLARWVPEGGFLAAPGTPLPDLLSTATALQALALLGIPLGEHRQACLEFVESLWTGDGGFSGHAADPETDCEYTYYGLLALGLLMAEAHA; this is translated from the coding sequence ATGACTGCCGCGAGCCACCAGGGAATTCTGAATCCGCTCCAAATCGCCGCCCGTTTCCTGGAGCCGGAGGCAACCAGCCTGCTTGCCCGGTACCTTGCCAGCCAGTGGCTGCCCGAGGGCGGGTGTCGTGGTCGCAGCCGGGCAGGGGACTTGTATTACACGGTTTTCCAACTCGAATGCTGGCAGGGGTTGGGATTGCCTTTCCCGGAAAAAGCGGTGGGCGAATACCTGGAACGTTTTGGCACCGGGCAACCGTTGGATTTTATCCACTGCGCCTGTCTGTCCCGTTGTCGCGCCCTATTGCCTTCCACGCGGGCCAACTTGGCCGTCAATCGTGAAATTCTTGGGCGGCTGGAACAATTTCGTTGTGCGGATGGCGGGTATAACCAACGCCTCACGCCGGGTGACGCTGCGAATTTCAACGGGGCAATCTACGAGGGATTCCTGGCTCGGTTGGCTTACGAAACCATGGGGGTTGACCTGCCGCGTTCTCAGGATTTTTTGTGCTGGACCAGCCAACTAAAGCCGGTGGATGGCGGGTACGCCGGCAAGGCCGGTCTGCAATCGGGAACCACCACGGTCACGGCGGCGGCCATTGCTTTGCGGCTTCGCCAGGGGCTCCCGGTTCCCGAATCGGCGGGCCAGTGGTTGCTGGCGCGTTGGGTGCCGGAGGGGGGATTCCTGGCGGCGCCGGGAACTCCCTTGCCCGATTTGCTTTCCACCGCCACCGCGCTGCAAGCGCTGGCCTTGTTGGGAATCCCGTTGGGCGAACACCGTCAAGCCTGCCTGGAATTTGTGGAATCCCTCTGGACTGGCGACGGCGGTTTCAGCGGTCATGCCGCCGATCCGGAAACGGATTGCGAATACACCTACTACGGTTTGTTGGCGCTGGGCCTGCTCATGGCTGAGGCACACGCATGA
- a CDS encoding prenyltransferase/squalene oxidase repeat-containing protein, translating into MSDPVTARIKAVAQRVQRQLMAEFRPEGCWEGWLSSSALSTAVAVLALARCGEPLDQPFLTRGLQWLVDHINADGGWGDTVDSPANLSTTLLCWCAFSVTGGENHRSTVALAEGWLSRKMGGLQADSIRDSVLGFYGNDRTFSTPILTVCALAGRLGENPWPRVPQLPFELAMFPHQLFRWLRLPVVSYAIPALIAIGLVRHQHAHSRWSLLFALRERIKVRVLDVLEKMQPESGGFLEATPLTGFVVLSLAAAGFPDHPVVQHGRKFLLASARPDGSWPIDTHLATWVTTLAVNHLLAGENPFTLAQRQSVHRWLLAQQHRREHPFTHAAPGGWAWTPLSGGVPDADDTAGALVALKGLGVADSQDWPAIRAGLSWLLDLQNSDGGLPTFCRGWGKLPFDRSCPDITAHALQAFAAWRATADPVMRQRLEAALRRGIEYLARAQAADGCWIPLWFGNQWSTDHANPTYGTAQVVVSLQRLASDGVADLQPMLDKGCQWLVLVQDAEGGWSGGRGGNVSIEETALAVCALAGAGGKYLESVHRGLEWLQAHTNEGTAFVPSPIGLYFASLWYYEKLYPLIFTVGALNRAAAARRINGGHPSSKKEVGGLGG; encoded by the coding sequence ATGAGTGACCCGGTGACAGCCCGGATCAAGGCCGTTGCGCAACGGGTGCAACGGCAACTGATGGCCGAGTTTCGGCCTGAAGGTTGTTGGGAAGGCTGGTTGTCCAGCAGTGCCTTATCCACGGCGGTGGCGGTGCTGGCGCTGGCACGGTGCGGCGAACCATTGGACCAACCGTTCTTGACACGCGGCCTTCAGTGGCTGGTGGATCATATCAATGCCGATGGCGGTTGGGGTGATACGGTGGATAGCCCTGCGAATCTAAGCACCACCTTGTTGTGTTGGTGCGCGTTTTCAGTAACCGGCGGCGAAAATCACCGGAGTACCGTGGCCCTCGCGGAAGGTTGGTTGAGTCGTAAAATGGGCGGGTTACAGGCGGATTCCATCAGAGACTCCGTCCTGGGGTTCTACGGCAATGACCGCACGTTTTCCACGCCGATTCTCACGGTGTGCGCGCTGGCGGGCCGGCTGGGTGAAAACCCTTGGCCGCGGGTTCCGCAGTTGCCGTTTGAACTGGCCATGTTTCCCCACCAGTTATTCCGCTGGCTGCGCCTGCCGGTGGTCAGCTACGCCATTCCCGCGTTAATCGCCATTGGGCTGGTGCGTCATCAGCACGCGCACAGCCGGTGGTCGCTTCTGTTTGCCTTGCGCGAGCGGATCAAAGTGCGGGTGCTCGACGTGCTCGAAAAAATGCAGCCGGAGTCCGGTGGTTTCTTGGAAGCCACCCCCCTGACGGGCTTTGTCGTTCTGAGCCTGGCGGCGGCGGGGTTTCCAGATCATCCGGTCGTCCAACACGGTCGGAAGTTTTTATTGGCCTCGGCACGGCCCGATGGCAGTTGGCCGATTGACACCCATCTGGCTACCTGGGTCACCACCCTGGCGGTAAACCATCTGTTGGCGGGGGAGAATCCGTTCACCCTGGCGCAGCGGCAGTCGGTTCATCGTTGGTTGCTCGCGCAGCAGCATCGGCGGGAACATCCTTTTACGCATGCCGCACCCGGTGGGTGGGCTTGGACGCCGCTCTCTGGCGGCGTGCCAGATGCCGATGATACCGCCGGGGCGCTGGTGGCGCTGAAAGGGCTTGGCGTCGCCGATAGCCAGGACTGGCCCGCGATTCGTGCCGGGCTATCTTGGCTGCTTGACCTGCAAAATAGTGATGGCGGCCTGCCCACCTTTTGTCGAGGTTGGGGGAAATTACCGTTTGATCGCAGTTGCCCGGATATTACCGCGCACGCGTTGCAAGCGTTTGCCGCGTGGCGCGCGACGGCGGACCCGGTGATGCGGCAGCGGTTGGAGGCGGCGCTGCGCCGTGGCATTGAATATCTGGCCAGGGCCCAAGCCGCCGACGGTTGCTGGATACCATTATGGTTTGGGAACCAATGGTCAACCGATCATGCCAATCCCACTTATGGGACGGCGCAGGTGGTCGTTTCCCTGCAACGTTTGGCCAGCGATGGTGTGGCGGACCTTCAACCCATGCTGGATAAAGGCTGCCAATGGCTCGTGCTGGTGCAAGATGCCGAAGGCGGTTGGAGTGGGGGCAGGGGAGGGAACGTATCCATCGAGGAAACCGCGTTGGCGGTATGCGCGTTGGCCGGAGCGGGTGGAAAATATCTGGAGTCCGTCCACCGCGGGCTGGAATGGTTGCAGGCGCATACCAACGAGGGAACCGCATTTGTGCCCAGTCCGATTGGATTGTATTTCGCCTCCCTTTGGTATTACGAAAAGCTGTACCCCCTCATTTTCACCGTCGGCGCGTTGAATCGCGCCGCCGCTGCCCGGCGAATCAATGGCGGGCATCCATCATCTAAAAAAGAGGTTGGCGGGCTGGGCGGATGA
- a CDS encoding gfo/Idh/MocA family oxidoreductase, whose translation MNPLPTPLLNPTARRQFLSTSGKALAGAAVLTAVARPGYTAEANTIKIALVGCGGRGSGAVAQALSTQGPTQLWAIADFFGPKIQNTLGQLQKRFPNQADKVTVPKERQFTGLDGFKRAIDTLDKGSVVLLATPPAFRPQHVEYAVQKGMHVFMEKSFGVDAPGSRRILKAGAEATKQNLKIAGGLMTRHSKPTGEAIEQIHQGIIGDVITTWAYRMHGPVKYQPRQPDQSELAHQIVNYSCYTWLNGTFLLDWLIHNIDVCCWVKNEWPASVQGMGGRQMRQEPDQLFDHYSAEYTFADGTRMLAQARHMAQCWGFFGDVIQGAKGCAVLGEGVPSPRIYKGHRQAPENLIWQYQGPKSDAYQFEHDLLFDAIRNDKPCNESERCVKTNLTAIMGRMACESGRMITWEEVMNSNAELAPGLDTLTNDANPPVMPDANGQYPVAKPGVTNVL comes from the coding sequence ATGAACCCTTTGCCAACTCCGTTGCTGAATCCGACTGCCCGCCGACAGTTCCTGTCCACCTCTGGTAAAGCACTGGCGGGCGCGGCGGTCCTGACCGCCGTGGCTCGCCCCGGCTATACCGCCGAGGCCAACACGATTAAGATCGCGCTCGTCGGTTGCGGCGGGCGTGGTAGCGGAGCAGTGGCGCAGGCGTTGTCCACCCAAGGCCCCACGCAGCTTTGGGCCATCGCGGATTTCTTCGGGCCGAAAATCCAGAATACGCTGGGTCAATTGCAAAAGCGGTTTCCGAACCAGGCGGATAAAGTGACGGTGCCCAAGGAACGCCAGTTCACCGGGCTCGACGGCTTCAAACGGGCCATTGACACGCTCGACAAAGGCAGTGTGGTGCTGTTGGCCACGCCACCCGCATTTCGTCCCCAGCACGTCGAGTATGCCGTGCAAAAGGGCATGCATGTGTTCATGGAAAAATCGTTCGGGGTGGATGCCCCCGGTTCCCGCCGCATTCTCAAGGCCGGTGCGGAAGCCACGAAGCAAAACCTCAAAATTGCCGGCGGCCTAATGACCCGCCATTCCAAGCCCACTGGCGAAGCCATCGAACAAATCCACCAGGGCATCATCGGCGATGTGATTACCACTTGGGCGTATCGGATGCATGGCCCGGTCAAGTACCAGCCCCGGCAGCCGGATCAAAGCGAACTCGCCCATCAAATCGTCAACTATAGTTGCTATACGTGGCTGAATGGGACCTTCCTGCTCGATTGGCTGATTCACAACATCGACGTCTGCTGCTGGGTGAAAAACGAATGGCCGGCATCGGTGCAGGGCATGGGCGGCCGCCAGATGCGACAGGAGCCCGATCAGTTGTTCGATCATTACTCGGCGGAATACACGTTTGCCGACGGCACCCGCATGTTGGCGCAAGCTCGGCACATGGCCCAGTGTTGGGGGTTCTTTGGGGACGTCATCCAGGGTGCCAAGGGCTGCGCCGTGCTGGGCGAGGGTGTGCCGAGTCCCCGTATTTACAAAGGCCACAGGCAGGCCCCGGAAAATTTGATCTGGCAATATCAGGGGCCGAAATCCGATGCCTACCAGTTTGAGCACGACCTGCTGTTTGACGCCATCCGCAATGACAAGCCATGCAATGAAAGCGAGCGGTGCGTGAAGACAAACCTAACCGCCATCATGGGGCGCATGGCGTGCGAATCCGGCCGCATGATCACGTGGGAAGAGGTCATGAATTCAAACGCCGAACTGGCGCCTGGTCTGGACACCTTGACCAATGACGCTAATCCGCCGGTCATGCCCGATGCCAACGGCCAATATCCCGTCGCCAAACCCGGCGTGACGAACGTGCTTTGA
- a CDS encoding 3'-5' exonuclease: MPSKLKRARQTGRQPEADAGNGVAGIKRFAAIDFETADYGQDSACALSVVVAEPTGILRTEHWLIKPPRQQFFFTHIHGITWRDVMSKPCFGDIWREAALLLEGVDFVAAHNARFDKGVLRACCTSHSVAPPPLPFVCTVKLARKAWNIRPTTLPDVCRKFSIPLRHHDALSDARACAQIVIEAIKAEFNPMVAV, from the coding sequence ATGCCAAGTAAACTGAAGCGGGCCAGACAAACGGGGCGGCAGCCGGAAGCGGATGCGGGGAACGGAGTGGCGGGTATTAAACGCTTTGCCGCCATTGATTTTGAGACTGCGGATTATGGGCAGGACAGCGCCTGCGCATTATCGGTGGTGGTTGCTGAACCCACCGGCATCCTGCGCACGGAACACTGGCTGATTAAGCCACCGCGCCAGCAATTCTTCTTTACGCATATCCACGGCATCACCTGGCGGGATGTGATGAGCAAACCGTGTTTCGGTGACATTTGGCGCGAGGCCGCGCTCCTGCTGGAGGGGGTTGACTTTGTCGCCGCGCACAACGCCCGGTTTGACAAGGGCGTGTTGCGTGCCTGTTGCACCAGCCACTCCGTTGCGCCGCCGCCTCTGCCTTTTGTCTGCACGGTCAAGCTGGCGCGGAAAGCGTGGAACATCCGGCCCACCACCCTGCCGGATGTTTGCCGCAAGTTCAGCATCCCCTTGCGCCACCATGATGCGCTCTCGGATGCGCGCGCGTGCGCGCAGATTGTGATCGAGGCCATCAAAGCCGAGTTCAACCCCATGGTGGCGGTTTGA
- a CDS encoding polyprenyl synthetase family protein, with amino-acid sequence MPQNKAERESFRRVVRQYVTQMALVPPLSMEELRQHTDAILKQAEIQPGYRDFITVLVGNEVWWDTMAGIPFDRRVLMLPQCLRTKAVCPAEMDELGLLCAQCGRCPTGDIQTEAEDLGYVVLVAEGTTVVTKLLEQGKVDAVIGVSCLSVLERAFPHMAAHAIPGLAVPLVRGDCDNSQVDVDWIREAIRLRSDAHWLGQVDIDRLRDEVETWFTPEALRRVLAPEGTQTEEIALEWLARSGKRWRPLLATCVYKAVTGTEAQTLPDKVHRVSVAMECFHKASLVHDDIEDGDDYRYGERTLHNQHGVPVALNVGDYLLGEGYRLIANCGLPPEQTASMLAVVAEGHRNLCLGQGEELCWVRNPVALSSRKVLDLFRRKTAPAFGVALRLGAISGGVKDEVSQVLTAFSESLGIAYQIRDDLDDLSGSDNDADALRPSLLHALAYESANSETRETMVRAWREAAGRPRSNPQVHELIVSQRAEEKARQLLEHYKNEATRSLSPLRNAQLKGLLQRLVGKILG; translated from the coding sequence ATGCCGCAAAATAAAGCGGAGCGGGAATCGTTTCGCCGCGTGGTGCGCCAGTATGTCACCCAGATGGCGCTGGTGCCGCCGCTGTCCATGGAAGAGCTGCGCCAGCATACGGATGCCATTCTGAAACAAGCCGAAATTCAGCCGGGGTATCGAGATTTTATCACCGTGCTGGTGGGCAATGAAGTCTGGTGGGATACCATGGCGGGCATTCCGTTTGACCGCCGGGTGTTGATGCTGCCGCAGTGCCTGCGCACCAAGGCGGTGTGCCCCGCCGAAATGGATGAATTGGGATTGCTCTGCGCGCAGTGCGGACGGTGCCCAACGGGTGATATTCAGACCGAGGCGGAGGATTTGGGTTACGTGGTGTTGGTGGCGGAGGGGACGACGGTGGTCACCAAGTTGCTGGAACAGGGCAAGGTGGATGCGGTGATCGGTGTCAGTTGCCTCTCAGTGCTCGAACGGGCCTTCCCGCACATGGCTGCCCATGCCATTCCCGGTTTGGCGGTTCCTCTGGTTCGGGGGGATTGTGACAACAGTCAGGTGGATGTGGATTGGATCCGCGAGGCCATCCGGCTCCGCTCCGACGCGCATTGGCTCGGGCAGGTGGATATTGACCGCCTGCGCGACGAAGTGGAGACGTGGTTCACGCCGGAGGCGTTGCGCCGGGTGCTTGCCCCCGAGGGCACGCAGACCGAGGAGATTGCCTTGGAATGGTTGGCGCGGTCTGGAAAACGCTGGCGCCCGCTGCTGGCCACTTGCGTGTACAAGGCCGTAACCGGCACCGAGGCGCAAACGTTGCCGGACAAAGTGCATCGTGTCTCCGTGGCCATGGAATGTTTTCACAAGGCATCGCTGGTGCATGATGACATCGAGGATGGGGATGATTATCGTTACGGTGAACGGACCCTGCACAATCAGCACGGGGTTCCCGTGGCGTTGAATGTGGGTGATTATCTTTTGGGGGAGGGGTATCGCCTGATTGCCAACTGCGGGCTGCCGCCGGAACAAACGGCCAGTATGCTCGCGGTCGTTGCCGAAGGGCATCGCAATCTTTGCCTGGGGCAGGGCGAGGAATTGTGCTGGGTGCGCAATCCGGTAGCCTTGTCATCGCGCAAGGTTTTGGATTTGTTCCGCCGCAAGACCGCGCCCGCGTTTGGGGTGGCGCTGCGCTTGGGGGCGATCAGCGGCGGCGTGAAGGATGAGGTCAGCCAGGTGTTGACCGCGTTCAGTGAATCGCTGGGCATTGCCTATCAAATTCGCGATGACCTGGACGATTTGTCCGGCAGTGATAATGATGCCGATGCGCTGCGGCCCTCGCTGCTGCACGCCTTGGCGTATGAAAGCGCCAATAGTGAAACCCGGGAAACCATGGTCCGCGCCTGGCGGGAGGCCGCCGGGAGACCACGGTCGAATCCGCAGGTGCATGAACTGATTGTCAGCCAGCGCGCCGAGGAAAAGGCGCGTCAGTTGCTCGAACATTACAAGAATGAAGCCACCCGCTCCCTGAGTCCGCTCCGCAACGCGCAACTCAAAGGCTTGTTGCAGCGGCTCGTTGGCAAAATCCTTGGTTGA
- a CDS encoding sugar phosphate isomerase/epimerase: MSNIKLGINMEFVRHDDKSFEWGVAKAAELGYEYVEPMVHWGRELLSEAGYFHSVSMLDDPMRIKRACEKHGIKLSGLSAHCPLIKPEVSVEYLKQAIRFGAECGAPVINTDEGPKPVWTTEEEDHVLMRYTLKEAALVAEPRGILIGLECHQQYSKTPAGLDRIYKLVKSPAIGINFDTGNSYLAGEDPYKWCERVVGRLVHLHAKDISIQHSEAERGKVTGTPVGCACGDGVIDWARIIRICKKAKRDIVFSVECGTVPQAERSIKHLKALLR, from the coding sequence ATGAGCAATATCAAACTCGGCATTAACATGGAATTTGTCCGGCACGATGACAAATCCTTTGAATGGGGCGTCGCCAAGGCGGCCGAACTCGGTTACGAATACGTCGAACCCATGGTCCATTGGGGCCGCGAGTTGCTCAGCGAAGCCGGTTATTTCCACAGCGTTTCCATGCTGGATGACCCCATGCGCATCAAGCGCGCCTGTGAAAAGCATGGCATCAAGCTTTCCGGGTTGTCCGCCCATTGCCCGCTGATCAAGCCGGAAGTCAGTGTGGAGTACCTCAAGCAGGCCATCCGCTTTGGGGCCGAGTGCGGTGCGCCGGTCATCAACACCGATGAAGGGCCAAAACCCGTCTGGACCACCGAGGAAGAGGACCACGTCCTGATGCGCTACACCTTGAAAGAGGCCGCGCTGGTCGCGGAACCGCGCGGCATCCTGATCGGGCTGGAGTGCCATCAGCAATACAGCAAAACCCCGGCGGGTTTGGATCGTATCTACAAGCTGGTGAAAAGCCCGGCCATCGGCATCAACTTCGACACCGGCAACAGCTATCTCGCCGGTGAAGACCCTTACAAATGGTGCGAGCGCGTGGTGGGCCGCCTAGTGCATCTGCACGCCAAGGATATTTCCATCCAACACTCCGAGGCCGAGCGCGGCAAGGTCACCGGTACACCCGTTGGCTGTGCCTGCGGTGACGGCGTGATTGATTGGGCGCGCATCATCCGCATCTGCAAGAAGGCCAAGCGGGACATCGTGTTCTCCGTCGAATGCGGTACGGTGCCGCAGGCCGAACGGTCCATCAAACATCTCAAAGCGTTGTTGCGCTGA
- a CDS encoding type II toxin-antitoxin system RelE/ParE family toxin, which translates to MSRQLIFFPAVSRDYAEGYVYYENLSPGFGGARFEVAFRDAITSVEVGLTTHYRCFGNFHRVLLPRFPYSLYYRMHMETVVVVALLYSRYDPKKIQTILAARAADPQP; encoded by the coding sequence ATGAGTCGGCAACTCATCTTTTTTCCCGCCGTTAGCCGCGACTATGCCGAAGGGTATGTGTATTATGAAAACCTTTCCCCTGGTTTTGGTGGCGCGCGTTTTGAAGTCGCATTTAGGGATGCCATTACCTCCGTCGAGGTTGGATTGACCACTCATTACCGTTGTTTCGGAAACTTTCACCGTGTGCTGCTCCCAAGGTTTCCCTACAGTTTGTACTACCGGATGCACATGGAAACAGTCGTGGTCGTGGCACTACTTTATTCACGCTACGATCCTAAAAAGATTCAAACTATTCTGGCAGCGCGAGCAGCCGACCCGCAACCTTGA
- a CDS encoding addiction module protein: protein MAPDVRGKRDVRPSSYGSQSVLLPRKYYHATNSQAVVALFELLLPPNELHYHPTESSPNSYLIRGVSSGTDCNVCLAGVTWRVTAWKYAQDCAWILPPHLKLRRHLKCWILPCKFSITSDAYSMQATDIANYEQMTDGERLMLAEELLSSLRNLSELPPPPQHGLELERRWQEFQANPAIGLSKDQFWAQVNALLR, encoded by the coding sequence ATGGCCCCGGATGTAAGGGGGAAACGCGACGTTCGTCCGTCTTCATACGGTTCACAGTCCGTTCTGCTGCCGCGTAAATACTATCACGCAACCAACTCTCAAGCGGTTGTTGCACTATTTGAGCTGCTTCTGCCGCCAAACGAGCTGCATTATCATCCAACTGAATCGTCACCGAACTCATACCTTATACGCGGTGTGTCGTCAGGAACAGACTGTAACGTTTGCCTGGCTGGAGTGACCTGGCGCGTCACGGCTTGGAAATATGCGCAAGATTGCGCGTGGATTCTACCACCGCACTTAAAATTGCGGCGCCACCTAAAATGCTGGATCCTGCCTTGCAAATTTTCAATAACGAGCGATGCTTACTCCATGCAAGCGACAGATATTGCAAATTACGAACAAATGACCGATGGAGAACGGCTCATGCTGGCCGAGGAATTGCTGTCATCGCTCCGTAATCTTTCAGAATTACCGCCGCCACCGCAGCATGGTTTGGAACTAGAAAGACGGTGGCAGGAATTCCAAGCCAATCCCGCGATTGGCCTGTCAAAGGATCAATTTTGGGCGCAGGTCAACGCCTTGCTCCGATGA
- a CDS encoding sugar phosphate isomerase/epimerase family protein: MTTSSVLASGLLLAGQPFAHGAAKPAPWRVTCRDNLLATTGQPDCWAAMQFLGVDGVEVEVNEQLVCNSLKHPEKQYSLATEDGIKLVRDDFAKNGKVITSFCMHNRLDERLEQEVEWAGKLAQAAAKLGVGAIRIDVYPRKVAGEAMLPFAIKACKQLCEVAGDAPVRFGIENHGKFTNDPEVLEKLFAAVGSPKLALTLDSMNFYWFGHPLRDLYGILERFAGRTCHTHCKNLRYPEDKKNERRTMGWEYAKYSIALHEGDLDYARIAGILRKVGYAGNLCLENECLKHYPKEQHPEVLKKEIALLRSLV, encoded by the coding sequence TTGACAACCTCAAGCGTGCTGGCTTCCGGACTGCTGCTGGCAGGCCAACCGTTCGCCCACGGTGCCGCCAAGCCCGCTCCCTGGCGGGTGACCTGCCGGGATAACCTGCTGGCAACCACCGGGCAGCCGGATTGCTGGGCGGCCATGCAATTCCTCGGCGTGGATGGCGTGGAAGTGGAAGTGAATGAGCAACTGGTGTGCAACAGCCTGAAGCATCCCGAGAAGCAATACAGCCTGGCGACCGAGGATGGCATCAAATTGGTGCGGGATGATTTTGCCAAAAACGGAAAGGTAATCACCAGCTTCTGCATGCATAACCGGTTGGATGAACGGCTGGAGCAGGAGGTGGAATGGGCCGGCAAACTTGCCCAGGCTGCCGCCAAGCTGGGCGTGGGCGCCATCCGCATTGATGTCTATCCGCGCAAGGTGGCCGGCGAGGCGATGCTGCCCTTTGCCATCAAGGCGTGCAAACAACTCTGTGAAGTCGCCGGGGATGCGCCTGTGCGCTTCGGCATTGAGAATCACGGCAAATTCACGAACGACCCCGAGGTGCTGGAGAAGCTGTTTGCCGCCGTGGGTTCACCCAAGCTGGCGCTGACGCTGGACAGCATGAACTTCTACTGGTTCGGGCATCCCTTGCGCGATCTCTACGGCATCCTGGAACGGTTCGCGGGACGCACCTGCCACACGCACTGCAAGAACCTGCGCTATCCGGAAGACAAGAAGAACGAGCGCCGCACCATGGGTTGGGAGTATGCCAAGTACTCCATCGCCCTGCATGAGGGCGATTTGGATTATGCGCGGATCGCGGGCATTCTGCGCAAGGTCGGTTACGCCGGGAACCTGTGCCTGGAGAATGAATGCCTGAAGCATTATCCCAAGGAGCAACATCCCGAGGTGCTGAAAAAGGAAATTGCGCTGCTGCGGAGTCTGGTTTGA